The following are encoded in a window of Limibacter armeniacum genomic DNA:
- a CDS encoding serine hydrolase domain-containing protein, which yields MKYWIATFMLTISMNLFSQSLSDKIDQYISSYTQTNDFSGNVLIVQKDSVVFAKSYGDANVAFQVQNQEMTRFKIGSISKQFTAAAIMKLEEAGKLQITDTLSKYFPQYPNAKQVTIHQLLTHTSGVVDIFALPDFSQLSCSNTSLSELAGLLLSHQLESTNQYQYSNGGYAVLAQLIEQVSGKDYGDYLKATIFDTLEMNATGHDQQGVIVENLAVGYNPKGYDGLELAKQVDSELMKGSGSLYSTTQDLLKWINALQKGTFFSQAQTDTFFKDDGNGYGYGISVYKSFGRDVFGHDGRINGYIADYLHYKDDDISVIILGNIQTGVADFLRRDLAAILFDKEYHSRAKTFAGADQYPPNAEDLLGGYAFGPNFTVYVEYVGGLIKARANEGGYSELVPLQDGRFFSRTLYAFIDFVADDNGRVEKMIWTNNDGNVFEGIKK from the coding sequence ATGAAGTACTGGATAGCTACTTTTATGCTGACGATCTCTATGAACCTATTTTCCCAATCACTTTCAGACAAGATTGACCAATACATTTCTTCCTATACCCAAACCAATGACTTCAGTGGCAATGTGCTGATTGTACAGAAAGACAGTGTCGTTTTTGCTAAAAGTTATGGGGACGCCAATGTAGCCTTTCAAGTACAAAACCAAGAGATGACACGCTTTAAGATTGGTTCTATTTCCAAACAGTTTACGGCTGCTGCCATAATGAAACTGGAAGAAGCAGGAAAGCTTCAAATCACAGACACATTGTCAAAATATTTTCCACAATACCCCAATGCAAAACAGGTTACGATTCATCAGTTACTTACACATACTTCAGGTGTTGTGGATATCTTCGCATTACCGGACTTCTCTCAACTTTCATGTAGTAATACCTCACTGAGTGAATTAGCAGGTCTGTTACTTAGTCATCAATTAGAATCGACCAACCAATATCAGTACTCAAATGGAGGCTATGCCGTTTTGGCACAGCTGATAGAGCAGGTAAGTGGTAAAGACTATGGTGACTACCTGAAAGCAACCATTTTTGATACACTAGAAATGAATGCCACAGGGCATGATCAGCAAGGTGTAATAGTGGAAAACCTTGCAGTGGGATACAATCCGAAAGGATATGATGGCTTGGAGTTGGCAAAGCAGGTAGATTCAGAACTGATGAAAGGTTCCGGTTCATTGTACAGTACGACTCAGGACCTATTGAAATGGATCAACGCACTTCAGAAAGGGACATTTTTTAGCCAAGCGCAAACGGATACGTTTTTCAAGGATGATGGAAATGGCTATGGTTACGGCATTTCGGTTTACAAGTCTTTTGGCAGGGACGTGTTTGGTCATGATGGTAGGATTAATGGCTATATAGCCGACTACTTGCATTACAAAGACGATGATATTAGTGTAATCATATTGGGCAATATCCAGACTGGAGTAGCCGACTTCCTGAGGAGAGACTTGGCAGCGATTCTTTTTGATAAGGAGTATCATTCTAGGGCCAAAACTTTTGCAGGAGCAGACCAGTATCCTCCTAATGCAGAAGACCTACTTGGTGGGTATGCTTTCGGACCAAACTTTACAGTATATGTAGAATATGTTGGTGGTTTGATCAAAGCTAGAGCCAACGAAGGAGGATATTCAGAGTTGGTGCCCTTGCAGGATGGGAGGTTTTTTAGCCGAACACTTTATGCGTTTATTGATTTTGTGGCAGATGATAACGGGAGGGTGGAAAAAATGATTTGGACCAATAATGATGGGAATGTTTTTGAGGGAATAAAGAAATAA
- a CDS encoding NADase-type glycan-binding domain-containing protein, whose translation MKYLIFGLLMLGSLFTHAQTLRELNSYTIQHYSEEGLQKYKVAEAAFTKAYGEEGTGVESLTEEEKELLNNFSEVQESYFDPVGGGCSWYCGGGPFSVTASSFLTAQGKNTYVPDNAHDLDLETAWVEGVDGYGIGEYLLYHFKATSPRITQIIVGNGYLKSEAAWRNNSRVKTLKMYVDDKPYALLHLKDERSSQGFRISPLGKITDGADRDKLREEPDWTIKFEIVDVYKGDKYDDVVISEIYFDGIDVHCFAAGTRIKMADGSEQNIEDLSVGDKVISFDQKTGEMMPATIQKLASPYHKHLVKIQFSNGSTLTCTEDHPLLSAKGEWLSVNPQKTQGDYQFDQVALLKAGDAVRTEAGTTTVINIQKENKMQKTYTIVELDKHNAFIANGIVVGTEQPKSSPSREQ comes from the coding sequence ATGAAATATCTGATTTTTGGTCTGCTAATGCTTGGCAGTCTTTTTACCCATGCGCAGACATTGAGAGAATTGAACTCTTACACCATCCAGCATTATAGCGAAGAAGGATTGCAAAAGTATAAAGTGGCTGAAGCAGCTTTTACAAAAGCATATGGTGAAGAAGGAACAGGAGTGGAGAGCCTTACTGAAGAAGAAAAAGAATTGCTGAATAACTTCTCGGAAGTTCAGGAAAGCTATTTTGATCCAGTGGGTGGTGGTTGCAGTTGGTACTGTGGTGGTGGTCCTTTCAGTGTCACGGCTTCATCTTTTCTGACAGCGCAAGGAAAAAATACATATGTTCCGGACAATGCCCATGACCTTGATCTTGAAACTGCTTGGGTGGAAGGAGTAGATGGATATGGAATCGGAGAGTACCTGCTTTACCATTTTAAGGCAACCAGCCCAAGGATAACTCAAATCATAGTCGGTAATGGCTATCTGAAAAGTGAAGCGGCATGGAGAAACAACTCAAGGGTGAAGACCCTGAAAATGTATGTAGATGACAAGCCTTATGCTTTGCTTCACCTGAAAGACGAGCGATCGTCACAAGGTTTTAGGATATCTCCTCTTGGCAAGATAACGGATGGCGCTGATAGGGATAAGTTGAGAGAGGAACCGGACTGGACCATTAAGTTTGAAATTGTGGACGTCTATAAAGGGGACAAGTATGATGATGTCGTTATTTCGGAGATTTATTTTGACGGAATTGATGTACACTGTTTTGCTGCGGGTACACGTATCAAGATGGCAGATGGTTCAGAGCAAAATATTGAAGACCTTTCTGTCGGGGATAAGGTAATTAGCTTTGATCAAAAGACAGGAGAAATGATGCCTGCAACTATTCAAAAGTTGGCAAGCCCATATCACAAGCATTTAGTCAAAATCCAATTTTCAAATGGAAGTACATTGACTTGTACAGAAGATCACCCGTTACTCTCAGCAAAGGGGGAGTGGCTGTCCGTGAATCCGCAAAAAACGCAAGGAGATTACCAGTTTGATCAGGTAGCCTTATTGAAGGCAGGGGATGCTGTCAGAACTGAGGCAGGAACTACCACAGTGATCAATATTCAGAAGGAAAATAAGATGCAGAAGACTTACACCATTGTTGAGTTGGATAAGCATAATGCATTTATAGCAAATGGGATTGTGGTAGGAACAGAGCAGCCAAAGTCAAGCCCATCAAGAGAGCAGTAG
- a CDS encoding RNA-binding S4 domain-containing protein, with translation MLEFNLREGEEYIQLNHLLKIFNLVMSGGEAKIVIREGEVLVNDEVETRVGKKLYKGDTVSFAGKTIVIND, from the coding sequence ATGTTGGAATTCAATCTTAGAGAAGGAGAAGAATACATACAGCTGAACCATTTGCTAAAAATTTTTAACCTTGTCATGTCTGGTGGAGAGGCAAAGATAGTTATCCGTGAAGGAGAAGTACTGGTCAATGATGAAGTGGAAACACGTGTAGGCAAGAAGCTTTACAAAGGTGACACTGTAAGTTTTGCCGGTAAGACTATTGTAATTAACGACTGA
- a CDS encoding TIGR04283 family arsenosugar biosynthesis glycosyltransferase, with protein METISIIIPVYNDSEALHKQLQHLANIKDHPLVEEVLVVDASDVKIHKESMPTWVVSINSNKASRAVQMNIGASQAKGDVLYFVHADSYPPLTFPTDIINALKAGHQVGGYRMWFVPGSLPLRVNSWATHFHTKFSGGGDQTLYIPRAVFEKEGGFNEEFSIMEDFELTYRLTPKYGYHIIPKYTQVSSRKYFNNSYLKVSMVNYKAFRMFEQGVSPDKIKEYYQNTLR; from the coding sequence ATGGAAACCATCAGTATCATTATTCCAGTTTACAATGACAGTGAAGCCTTGCATAAGCAGCTTCAGCATTTGGCGAATATCAAGGATCACCCATTGGTGGAAGAGGTGTTGGTAGTAGATGCCAGTGATGTGAAAATACACAAAGAATCAATGCCTACATGGGTAGTTTCAATCAACAGCAACAAGGCTAGCAGGGCAGTTCAAATGAATATTGGCGCAAGTCAAGCTAAGGGAGATGTGCTCTATTTTGTGCATGCAGACAGCTACCCGCCTTTGACCTTTCCGACTGATATTATCAATGCGCTGAAGGCAGGACATCAGGTGGGAGGTTACAGGATGTGGTTTGTTCCGGGGAGCTTACCATTAAGGGTGAATTCATGGGCTACACATTTTCATACCAAGTTTTCGGGCGGAGGAGACCAGACATTATATATTCCTAGAGCAGTTTTTGAGAAGGAGGGAGGTTTCAATGAGGAGTTCTCGATTATGGAAGATTTTGAATTGACGTACCGATTGACCCCCAAGTATGGCTATCATATAATTCCGAAATATACACAGGTATCATCCCGAAAATATTTCAATAACAGTTACCTAAAAGTGAGTATGGTGAACTATAAGGCTTTCAGGATGTTTGAGCAAGGAGTTTCACCTGATAAGATCAAGGAATATTATCAAAATACATTGCGATAA
- a CDS encoding MOSC domain-containing protein: MKVKALYIYPIKSLGGILLDEAHTQERGFKNDRRWMLVDANGKFQTQRQKAEMAHLIPFFENGNLLVKDRRDDDTFEIPMQPAGDHISVTVWDDTFMAQKVDNAADKWFSDKLGFEVQLVYMTDKSERPLPAEYVPEESETSFADGFPYLIANQASLDDLNQKINGEYISMERFRPNIVVEGVEEAFAEDNWYDLEIGTIPFKAVKPCGRCVVTTIDPNTTEKGKEPLFTLSKYRKVGKSVMFGENAVSLKEGTVKVGDTVEVKSFKK, encoded by the coding sequence TTGAAAGTAAAAGCACTTTACATATACCCGATCAAATCATTGGGCGGAATTTTGCTTGACGAAGCCCACACACAGGAAAGAGGCTTCAAGAACGACCGCCGATGGATGCTTGTGGATGCCAATGGAAAATTCCAGACACAAAGGCAAAAAGCTGAGATGGCCCATTTGATCCCATTTTTTGAAAACGGAAATCTTCTTGTCAAAGACCGCCGTGACGATGACACTTTTGAAATTCCGATGCAGCCTGCCGGCGATCATATCTCTGTTACAGTATGGGATGATACTTTTATGGCTCAAAAGGTGGATAATGCTGCTGATAAATGGTTTTCTGATAAGTTAGGGTTTGAGGTACAGCTTGTTTATATGACAGACAAAAGCGAGCGTCCACTTCCTGCCGAATATGTTCCGGAAGAATCAGAAACCAGTTTTGCTGACGGATTCCCCTACCTGATCGCCAATCAGGCTTCACTGGATGACTTGAACCAAAAAATCAATGGCGAATACATCAGCATGGAGCGCTTCAGACCCAACATTGTGGTGGAAGGAGTTGAAGAAGCATTTGCTGAAGACAATTGGTATGACCTGGAAATCGGAACGATTCCTTTTAAAGCGGTAAAACCTTGTGGCCGTTGCGTTGTCACTACCATTGATCCCAATACAACAGAAAAAGGAAAAGAACCGCTATTCACCCTTTCAAAATATAGAAAGGTAGGTAAAAGCGTGATGTTCGGGGAGAATGCAGTCTCGCTGAAGGAAGGAACTGTCAAGGTTGGGGATACGGTTGAAGTAAAGTCCTTTAAAAAATAA
- a CDS encoding site-specific integrase: protein MIKNNSRSMSVQYLARKASNGYVTIYARIEVNGDRGTPFSTGIRCLEKHWNGDMINHKHASADNEELAIIRNEVKMVYLEMRKFRMSITPVTLRERWEKFVEIKSISLLGVWKEWIKMKGKVLKANTLYNIERRCLRFQEFLKETGASDMDVNKVTRPWADTFINWMRKHKYSVNYIAKLVEELKAVVAFSVDKGYLYVNPLLGLKYSRTTDAERVYISSDELEAITKMKFFRKRLQRTADLLVFSCRTGLSYADLMDFDYEKHLHYIGNQACIKKKRVKSKVEFIVPIDSVAMKILNSYDYKLPKIGNSGYNMNLKILAEVMGIRKNLTTHVGRRTFSMVQYQQGVRRQTIARMLGHKSERTTDTYYLDMLQISIEAELDLILSA from the coding sequence ATGATTAAAAACAATTCAAGATCCATGAGTGTGCAGTACCTGGCACGCAAAGCATCAAATGGTTATGTTACGATCTATGCCCGTATCGAAGTGAATGGTGATCGGGGTACACCGTTCAGTACAGGTATCCGCTGTTTGGAAAAGCATTGGAATGGGGATATGATCAACCACAAACACGCCAGTGCAGACAACGAGGAACTTGCTATTATCCGAAATGAGGTCAAGATGGTGTATCTGGAGATGCGCAAATTTAGAATGTCTATCACGCCTGTAACATTGCGTGAACGTTGGGAGAAGTTTGTAGAGATAAAGTCCATAAGTCTGCTAGGTGTCTGGAAAGAATGGATCAAGATGAAGGGCAAGGTGCTTAAGGCGAACACCCTCTACAATATTGAACGGAGGTGCTTGCGGTTTCAGGAGTTTTTGAAGGAAACTGGCGCATCTGATATGGATGTGAACAAGGTAACAAGGCCTTGGGCTGATACCTTTATCAACTGGATGCGAAAGCATAAGTATAGTGTCAACTATATAGCAAAGTTGGTGGAGGAGCTGAAAGCGGTAGTTGCCTTTTCGGTGGATAAGGGGTACTTGTATGTTAATCCACTTCTGGGGCTTAAGTATTCCAGAACTACAGACGCTGAACGGGTGTACATAAGCAGCGATGAGCTGGAGGCGATTACGAAGATGAAGTTTTTCAGGAAGCGATTGCAGCGAACTGCCGACCTGCTGGTATTTTCTTGCCGTACGGGGCTGAGCTATGCGGACCTGATGGACTTTGACTATGAGAAGCATCTGCACTATATCGGCAATCAGGCTTGCATCAAGAAGAAGCGTGTCAAGTCAAAGGTTGAGTTTATCGTCCCGATTGATTCGGTTGCGATGAAAATCCTGAACAGCTACGATTACAAGCTCCCTAAGATTGGTAATAGTGGCTATAATATGAACCTTAAGATTCTGGCTGAGGTAATGGGTATTCGAAAGAATTTGACTACCCATGTGGGAAGGCGTACTTTCTCCATGGTACAATACCAGCAAGGGGTAAGAAGGCAGACCATTGCCCGCATGCTTGGCCACAAGTCTGAACGAACAACTGATACCTATTACCTAGACATGCTACAGATCAGTATCGAGGCTGAACTTGATTTGATCTTGAGTGCCTAA